CTGTTCAAATCAGAACCTAGAACTGCCCTGCTTTTATATATTTATTTGCAAACATCATTTGTGACTGTTACAAATCAGTTCGTATAACTGACTGCGGTCAAATGCAGTGTATTCTTTAACGATACGGTCAGAACATCTTTGCTTTTCCAACTCTTCACCCGAGATTTGGAAGAATACGGCAAAGGCAAGGAAGACATGCGTTTATATGAACTCCTGACTATTATTAAACCCAAGACCATACAGCATTACCTTGCGTACATGGTTGCCGGACTGGTTCTTATCCAACTGGGCATTACATGGTTCCTCATCTCCGATCTGACGTCCAATCTGCTCAAAGAACAAATAGGGCTGCGCGCTCTCCAAACAGCGCAATCCATAGCCCATATGCCGATCATCAGTAAGGAACTCCTGCGCAACGACCCTGAAGGAAAGATTCAAGTCCTTGCTGAAAATATCCGCCTTAAAACGGGTGCCACCTTCATAGTCATCGGTGATGTCAACAACAAACGCTTTTCCCATCCGGTTCCGGAAAGGATAGGACAGACCTTTGTCGGGGGAGATACAGGTCCGGTAATCAAAGAAGGAAAATCCTATGTATCAGAGGCGGTCGGAACCCTGGGCAGGTCCATCCGCTCATTTGTACCCATTTTCTCCGAGGACGGAGGTATTATCGGTTTTGTTTCGGTAGGTTACCTTTCGACCAGCGTAAAGAAAAGCATTGCAGACCACATGAACAGGCCGCTTATCTTCATAATCCTGATGACCCTGTTCGGATTTATGATAACGGCCTGCATTACCCGCCACCTCAAAAAAATCACTCTCAACCTTGAACCGGCTGAAATCACCAACCTCTACCTTGAAAGAGGTGCCGTACTGGAAACCATCAGGGAAGGCGTCATTGCCACAGACCACAAGGGGGAAATCAGGCTGGCCAATAACGCGGCTCTAAAATATACCTGCTTCTACTCCGCTGAGCTTGTCGGTAAACATATTGACGATGTGATCCCCTGCGCCGGTCTTAAGCATGCCCTGACCACCGGAGAAAGCGAATTCGACCAAGAACGTGTCGTCAATGGACAGGAGCTTATATTCAACATTGTACCGGTCCTTAAAGACGGGTCCATCAAGGGTCTGGTTGCCAGTTTCCGGCGCAAGGATGAGCTGGACCGCATTTCCCATGAACTCTCCAGCATTCAGGAATATTCAGAACTACTGCGTGGACAGACCCACGAGTACTCCAACAAACTCCACACCATAGCAGGACTAATCCAGATCGAAGCTTATCAGGAAGCACTTGATTTGGTAGCCCATGAATCGTCCGGCTACGAAGACATCATCAGGTTCCTGAACAAAGCAGTACCCCACCCTGTAATAGCGGCCATTGTGCTTGGTAAATACAATCGGGCCAAGGAATTGAAGATAAACTTCCAGGTTGACCGTGACAGCACCATGATCGATGTGCCGGATTGGATCAAGCAGGAAAAAATAGTTACCATTGTCGGTAATCTACTGGATAATGCATTCGAAGCGGTACTGGAGCAGAATAAAGACAACCGCAACGTCTTACTTTCCTTTACCGATCTTGGAAACGACATTGTCTTTGAAGTGGAAGATTCCGGTCCCGGAGTTCCTCCGGACAAAATCGAGAAAATCTTCGAAAAAGGTATATCTTCCAAAGGAAACACGCGCCGGGGTCTGGGATTATATCTTGTCCACCAGCGACTTGATGAACTTGGCGGTTTAATTACCGTTTCTGCAGCCAGCCACGGCGGGACACTTTTCTCTGTTATAATCCCAAAAGTCAGGTGTACAATAGTATGAGCGAAGTAAAAGTTGTTATAGTCGAAGATGATGCCCGAATTGCAGACCTCCACCGCCGCTTTACCGAAAGGGTTCCCGGATTCAGCGTAGTAGCCATAGCCCAAAGTCTTGAAGACGCCAAAACCATAATCGAACTATACAACCCCGATCTAATCCTGCTCGACCTTTATTTTCCGGAAGGCACAAGTCTGGATCTGTTACGCGACATACGTGCCAGAGGAATGGAAACCGATGTCATCCTGATCACCGCAGCCAAAGAAATGGGCCCGCTGAAAGAAGCCCTGCGCGGAGGGGTCTTTGACTACATCATCAAGCCGGTCATCCTCGACCGTTTCGTGACCTGCCTTGAAAAATTCGGTGAATATTTTCAACGTCTGCATTCTGAAGAAGCCATCGAACAAAAGGATGTGGACAGCATCCGCAATCTCAACCCGGCCTCATCCATGTCGGAATCAGGACCAGAGAACCTGCCTAAAGGCATTGACCGTCTGACATTAAAAAAGGTCAAGGCCGTATTCGGAAAGGAAACCATCGATACGCGGGACGGAATCAGTGCCGAAGAAATGGGCGAAATCATAGGGGCCAGCAGATCCACGGCCCGGCGCTATCTGGAATATCTGGTTTCTATCGGCAGAATTTATCCTGATGTTGTGTATGGAACAGTAGGAAGACCGGAGCGTAAATATTTCAGTACCACTCCCGTCAACTCATGATGGGAAGCCTTCTGATACCCTGCAAGGGCATTAACCACTTTGAAAATAATTTAGAGTCCCAAACTTCTTAGCAGGCTCAAGCGCTTCGAAGCACTGATCTTCCAGAAGAACAAAATCCCCACTCTCCCCTGCAAATCCGACCAAGTTTGTTCACCTTTTCTCAATCGTGAACAATATGCACAATATCCGCATAAAACACAAAAAACACATTAAGCAGATAATAACACCTCCTTCTTTTTTTCATATAGATTCTAACCACTGCAATAATTGGGAAGCAGCTGTATGACTAAATTTTGAAAATCTGCCTAAGCAGAGGAGGGTTTATGAGACGTTTATTAGCAGTGATTTGTGCACTAGTACTTATTGCGGCCATGTCGGTTCCCGCATTTGCCGGAAAAGTGGTTCTCAAACTCGGGCATATTGCCGAGCCCGTGCATCCCTATGGACAGGGTGCCGAAAAATTTGCCGAGATCGTCAAGGAAAAATCCGGAGGCGAAATCATCGTCAAGGTGTTCCCCTCATCTCAGCTGGGCGGACAGAAAGACCTTATTGAAGGACTCATTTTCGGGACAGTTGACATGGCTCTGGTGGGTACAGCCGTTCTCGGCCAGTTCCAGCCCCAAATTTCAATCTTCGACATGCCCTTCCTTTTTCAGGACCGTGAACATGCATACAAATCCCTCGATACCGTGGGTATGGATCTGGGCAAGGCCCTTGAGCCGAAAGGCATCAAACTTCTCGGGTACATGGAAAACGGTATCCGCCACCTGACAAACAACGTCCGCGAAGTAAAAACTCCCGCCGACATGGAAGGACTCAAAATCAGGGTCATGACCAACAAAATATACATCGAAATGATGAAATCACTCGGAGCATCCCCCACTCCCATGGCTTTTGGTGAACTCTATTCCGCCATGCAGCAGGGAACTGTTGACGGGCAGGAAAACCCCAGCGCCCACATCTGGACCAAACGCTTTTTCGAAGTACAACAATTCGCATCCAAAACAGCCCACTCATACGCACCGGAACCGCTGGTAATGTCCATGGTCAGCTGGTCCAGGCTTAATCCAGCCCAGCAGAAAATCGTAAAGGAATCCGCCAAAGAAGCAATCGACTGGCAGCGCAAGTTCTCCACTAAAAAAGATGAAGAATACTGGACTCTTATTGAAGAAACCGGAAAAATCAAAATAACCGAAGTGGACCGTGACAAATTCGCGGAAGCCACCAAGCCTGTGTATGAAAAATTCGCCAGCGTCGTCGGGCAGGATAACATTGACAAAATTAACGCTCTGAAAAAATAGCCATTTCATTCGAAGCCGTGGAATTCCACGGCTTCGAATTCTCAGGGAGGATTCCTGATGGATAAACTATTCGAAAAACTTCGTGCAGTCCTGTACTGGATATCTGTAACCTCAATGACCGTAATGCTCGCCCTGATCTTTTTTCAGGTCGTTACCAGATATTTCTTTGGTCATACTTTTGAGTGGTCTGAAGAACTTGCCAGATTCCTTTTTGTCTGGGTCGTTTTCCTTGGCTCAGCCCTGATCATGGGCGAAAGCGGGCACCTTGCAGTACAGATCCTTCCAAGCAAGTTGAAAGATACTGCTGCCGGACTGCTACTGGAAACCGTCATCAATATTTGCAGCTATGCATTCACCATGCTTTTATTGGTGCAAGGTGCCAAGATGACCTCGGTTATGACTTTTCAGATCGCCCCCGGGCTGGGTATATCCATGAGTGTGGTCTATTCAATAATTCCCCTCAGTGCCTTCCTGATGATTCTCTACCTTATCAAGGATACTGTACGGATATTCAAAAAGGTCAGGGAACGTTATGGATCATCCTCGGTTACTGAACAGAAAGTTGAAGTCGGGAGATAGTCATGGAAATAGTATTACTCGGTTCATTTCTGGGTCTGACTTTTCTGGGAGTTCCGGTCGCCTATGCTCTGGGACTTTCTGTATCAATAATTCTCTACTATTACATGCACATACCACAGGTCATGATCACGCAAGTCATGTACTCCGGTATTGACTCATTTTCATTCATGGCTGTGCCCTTCTTCATGCTGGCCGGTTCGTTCATGTCTGCCGGAGGAGTGACATCCAGACTGGTTAATTTCGCACAGGCGCTTGTAGGCTCGTTCACCGGCGGGCTGGCTCAGGTCGTCGCTGTTTCAGGCATGTTCTTCGCCGCTATTTCCGGATCATCGGCAGCCACCACTGCTGCCATCGGTTCCACCATGGTTGATGAAATGGAAAAGAAAGGCTACCGCCGCGAACTGGCCACCGGAATCGTCGCTGCGGGCGGGACGGTCGGCATCGTGATTCCCCCGTCCATCACCTTGGTTGTCTATGGAGTTATCGCCGGAGCATCCATTGGCGACTTATTCATGGGGGGAATGGTTCCCGGCCTGCTTATGGGCCTGACCATGTGTCTGGTCAGCTATGCCATCGCCAAAAAAGAAGGCATTCCTGCGGAAGGCTCATTTTCATTTATGCATCTGTTGAAATCATTCAAGGATTCATTCTGGGCCTTAATGACCCCGGTCATTATCATCGGCGGAATTTACGGTGGTATATTCACCCCCACCGAAGCTGCCGCCGTAGCCGCCGTATACGGAATCTTTGTCGGTTTCTTCATCTATAAGGAACTGACCCTCAAGGACTTTCCGCGCATCATCTTTCAAGCCGTCATGGGAACCACAATGATCATGTTCATTGTCGGTGCCGCCAAAGTTTTCGGCTGGATGCTCACCAACCTTGAAATCCCGCACCATATCGGAGAATATATAGTCTCCCTTACCGACTCTCCTGCAATGTTCCTGATCATGATGAACCTGCTGTTGCTTTTTATTGGGACCTTGATCAACGCTTCAGCAGCGGTGGTTATTCTGACCCCGATATTCCTGCCCGTTGCAATACAGCTGGGAATCGACCCATTATTCTTCGGCGTGTTGATGGTCATCAACCTTGCTATCGGTTGTATCACTCCTCCAGTCGGTCTGGACCTGTTTGTCGCCAGCGCTATCACCAAAGTCCCTCTTGAAAAAGTTATGAGGGCATCGACCCCCTACCTGATAGCTTTGCTGGGAGCTCTGCTACTGATGACCTTCTGTCCCCCGATCATAACATTCCTGCCTAATCTTCTGCACTAGCAGCCAGAACAAAATCGCAATACTGAACATTGAAGCCCTCTCAACCGTCAACGGTTGCGAGGGCTTCAATGCCTGTTGGACGGCTGATGGCCGTTACAGAAAATCTCTCGCGGTAATGATGCCAGAGAAAGCCGCGTAGTTCACAGGGTTGGAATCCGCATACTTCTGAGGAAACTTGAAGGCACCTAAAAAGGTAAACATGAAGAATGAATTGAGCCTCCACGATTACGCAGCAGTATCAAAATAGTACGTCGATTTGGTAGCTGTATTTGTCTTATGTATGTTATCAGAAGAGGAAAAGGAGGTAGGAATGAAAGGTAATTGGTTATTAGTTACAGGACTTTTTATGTTGATGACTGCTTCAACTGTTCTCGCTGATCAGAAGTTTGACAAAACCGCAGTCTCTCCCTTTGAGACATACTGTGACGGATACGGTATGCCGGGGGCGCAGGGGCTTGGATATGTCTCAGTACTGAAGGTCTCTACAGGAACAGTTGAAAAATCAGATGATCTACTCATTGACGGAATTATCGCCTATGACCGGGCAGAAGCCAATGATGCCTACATCGGACAGATAAATATGCTGACGGCTTCATCCTTCAACGGCGTGATGGGCAGCATCTGGGGGTATGACCTCGCCAAGGCGGAAATAGTCAGGACCGGAAAACAGAAACCCATGTTTACATTAACCCAATATGATGGAACCCCGTTGCCTGTATATGATGCAGCTCCTTTGATTGAAGCGGGACAGGCCTTATTCGGCACGGAGAAAGAAAGACACTTTCCGCCAGCTCCGGGCAGCCATGTCATTTGTGCCCAAAAAGAGGCAACTGCCTATCGCCCACAAAAAGGAAAACCGAAGGTGGATAAAGGCCAGGCTTATGGAGTTTGGTGTTTTCTGTGTATTTCTCTTGCCAAGGACCGAAATACCGGTGCCAGCCTCTTTATTGAAGATGCCGGAGTATGGACAAAAAATGACAATGAACAGGAAATCCAATCCTTTCTTTCCAAGCATCAGCGAAATGTAGCCAATTCCATTATAGCGTGTGGAAAGGACCAAAGCGTTATTTATGATCGTACATATATGTCTTATGCTTATGTCATTATGTCGCCGGGACAGGTTGGAACAGCTTTGACCGTATCTCCATACGTGACTCTGGCCCGCAAGGCATTACCTGCCGGTGGATTTTCAGCTCTGGAAAAAATCAGTCTGAACGAATG
Above is a genomic segment from Maridesulfovibrio sp. containing:
- a CDS encoding TRAP transporter large permease: MEIVLLGSFLGLTFLGVPVAYALGLSVSIILYYYMHIPQVMITQVMYSGIDSFSFMAVPFFMLAGSFMSAGGVTSRLVNFAQALVGSFTGGLAQVVAVSGMFFAAISGSSAATTAAIGSTMVDEMEKKGYRRELATGIVAAGGTVGIVIPPSITLVVYGVIAGASIGDLFMGGMVPGLLMGLTMCLVSYAIAKKEGIPAEGSFSFMHLLKSFKDSFWALMTPVIIIGGIYGGIFTPTEAAAVAAVYGIFVGFFIYKELTLKDFPRIIFQAVMGTTMIMFIVGAAKVFGWMLTNLEIPHHIGEYIVSLTDSPAMFLIMMNLLLLFIGTLINASAAVVILTPIFLPVAIQLGIDPLFFGVLMVINLAIGCITPPVGLDLFVASAITKVPLEKVMRASTPYLIALLGALLLMTFCPPIITFLPNLLH
- a CDS encoding TRAP transporter small permease; the encoded protein is MDKLFEKLRAVLYWISVTSMTVMLALIFFQVVTRYFFGHTFEWSEELARFLFVWVVFLGSALIMGESGHLAVQILPSKLKDTAAGLLLETVINICSYAFTMLLLVQGAKMTSVMTFQIAPGLGISMSVVYSIIPLSAFLMILYLIKDTVRIFKKVRERYGSSSVTEQKVEVGR
- a CDS encoding response regulator, with the protein product MSEVKVVIVEDDARIADLHRRFTERVPGFSVVAIAQSLEDAKTIIELYNPDLILLDLYFPEGTSLDLLRDIRARGMETDVILITAAKEMGPLKEALRGGVFDYIIKPVILDRFVTCLEKFGEYFQRLHSEEAIEQKDVDSIRNLNPASSMSESGPENLPKGIDRLTLKKVKAVFGKETIDTRDGISAEEMGEIIGASRSTARRYLEYLVSIGRIYPDVVYGTVGRPERKYFSTTPVNS
- a CDS encoding sensor histidine kinase encodes the protein MLFQLFTRDLEEYGKGKEDMRLYELLTIIKPKTIQHYLAYMVAGLVLIQLGITWFLISDLTSNLLKEQIGLRALQTAQSIAHMPIISKELLRNDPEGKIQVLAENIRLKTGATFIVIGDVNNKRFSHPVPERIGQTFVGGDTGPVIKEGKSYVSEAVGTLGRSIRSFVPIFSEDGGIIGFVSVGYLSTSVKKSIADHMNRPLIFIILMTLFGFMITACITRHLKKITLNLEPAEITNLYLERGAVLETIREGVIATDHKGEIRLANNAALKYTCFYSAELVGKHIDDVIPCAGLKHALTTGESEFDQERVVNGQELIFNIVPVLKDGSIKGLVASFRRKDELDRISHELSSIQEYSELLRGQTHEYSNKLHTIAGLIQIEAYQEALDLVAHESSGYEDIIRFLNKAVPHPVIAAIVLGKYNRAKELKINFQVDRDSTMIDVPDWIKQEKIVTIVGNLLDNAFEAVLEQNKDNRNVLLSFTDLGNDIVFEVEDSGPGVPPDKIEKIFEKGISSKGNTRRGLGLYLVHQRLDELGGLITVSAASHGGTLFSVIIPKVRCTIV
- the hdcA gene encoding histidine decarboxylase, pyruvoyl type, giving the protein MKGNWLLVTGLFMLMTASTVLADQKFDKTAVSPFETYCDGYGMPGAQGLGYVSVLKVSTGTVEKSDDLLIDGIIAYDRAEANDAYIGQINMLTASSFNGVMGSIWGYDLAKAEIVRTGKQKPMFTLTQYDGTPLPVYDAAPLIEAGQALFGTEKERHFPPAPGSHVICAQKEATAYRPQKGKPKVDKGQAYGVWCFLCISLAKDRNTGASLFIEDAGVWTKNDNEQEIQSFLSKHQRNVANSIIACGKDQSVIYDRTYMSYAYVIMSPGQVGTALTVSPYVTLARKALPAGGFSALEKISLNEWEKEMGFKTTNPK
- a CDS encoding DctP family TRAP transporter solute-binding subunit, with product MRRLLAVICALVLIAAMSVPAFAGKVVLKLGHIAEPVHPYGQGAEKFAEIVKEKSGGEIIVKVFPSSQLGGQKDLIEGLIFGTVDMALVGTAVLGQFQPQISIFDMPFLFQDREHAYKSLDTVGMDLGKALEPKGIKLLGYMENGIRHLTNNVREVKTPADMEGLKIRVMTNKIYIEMMKSLGASPTPMAFGELYSAMQQGTVDGQENPSAHIWTKRFFEVQQFASKTAHSYAPEPLVMSMVSWSRLNPAQQKIVKESAKEAIDWQRKFSTKKDEEYWTLIEETGKIKITEVDRDKFAEATKPVYEKFASVVGQDNIDKINALKK